The genomic segment TAGCTTCTTGTATTTTCTCTTTAAAGTGGTTTTTATCAGGAATTTTTCCGTTTACAACTTCAAAAGGTGTTAATCCGAATAAATCAGTTGGATATCTATGATGATTATAATATTCCACAAAACGTGCTAAATCTTTTAAATGAGATTTCTCATTGAGAGAATATTTTCCGTGTAAAAATTCAGTTTTATAGGCGCTTTCATAAAACAACGCATCCCTTGTTTTTACGAGGGATTTGTTGTATTTTGTAGCTATAATAAACCCCGAAAATGGCCAATATAGGCAAAAAACGGGGTTTTAATTTCGACAATTATGAAAGTACGAAGAATTTCTGAAATGCAACACCGCATTTCAATTTTTTCCCCTCAGCGAGAATTATGATGCTCATTATGCGCGATTTTTAGAGGGAGATTTAGGTAAAATCTACTCTGCAATTCCTTGGAATGATTTAGTTAGCTCTTTTGGTATTTCTGAACAATCAAAAGGGAGAAACTATCTTTTTAGTCCTAAAGGAAGACTAGGTTTAATGTTTTTAAAACATTATGCTAATTGTTCAGATAGAAAATTGATTGAGCAACTAAACTCGAATTTAGACTATCAATTTTTCTGTGATATAGAACTAGGTTTTGAACGTTTAACAAACTATAAAATAGTGAGCCAAATACGTTGTGAATTAGCAGAGAAACTCGATATTAATTCCATAGAAAAAATTCTATTCAACTCTTGGAAAAACGAAATTGAAAACCCCAATCAAATTGTAATGGATGCTACTTGTTATGAAAGTGAAGTTCGTTACCCTAGCATCCAAAAATTACTTTGGGAGTCGGTTCATTGGTTGTACAATCAATTACGTAAAACCTGCTCTATATTAGGGGTTAAAATGATTAGAAGTAAATATATCAAGTGGAAAAAACGTTATCAAGGATTTAGTAAAATGCGAAGAAAAACCAAGTCGAAACGTATTTCATTAACCCGAGGTTTACTCAATCTGTTAAGTAAATTTATCAACTTTGAAAAAGAGTTGTCAGAAAATCACAATATTGAGTTTATAGCTTTGTATTATAAGCGAATAAATACAATTCAAAGGATTTACAAACAACAAAAAGATCATTTTGATACAGGAGAAAAAATCAAAGATAGAATTGTAAGCATTCAAAAGGATTATATTCGTCCTATTGTTCGAGGAAAGGAAGTAAAACCTGTTGAATTTGGAGCAAAAGTTAACAAAGTTCAAATTGATGGAATTAGCTTTATCGAACATATTAACTTTAATGCATTTCATGAAGGAAATCGTTTTATTCAAACAGTCCAAAAAGCACAAGGATTAACTCGAAAAAAAGTAAAAATAGCTGGAGCAGATAAAATTTATGCCACCAATAAAAATAGAAAACACTGTAGTTCTAAGAACATAGAAACAGACTTTATCCCCAAGGGAAAAAAGCCGAAAAATCATAAAGAAAAAAAGCAACTTAGAGCTATTATCGCAAAAGAAAGAGCTACAAGATTAGAAGGTTCTTTTGGAAAGGATAAAGAATATTATCACTTACGAAAAATAAAAGCCAAAACTAAAAAGAATGAAATTCTATGGATATTCTTTGGAATACACACAGGGAATGCTCTTGAAATTGGCCGAAGAAAAATAGCTAAAACAGCACAACAAGTAGTCTAAATTTGAAGCATTGAATATAGTTTTATGGGAGAGGTATGTCTTGTTGGGAAGTTTTTAAGAAACTGAACACTTAAAACAGCTTTAAAACAAAAATTGAGGGTAGAATTTAAATAATTCTGCCCGCAATTTTAGCTGCATTTTTAAAAATAACCTATTTTCTGAATGTGCCTTTATAAATGCTATGGGTACTTTCAGACATCGAGTTCGAAAAAGGGAAGTCTTTGGTTTGTGCTGTTATTTTGGTAAATATTGGTGGTGCTTGAATATTATTTATCCAAGAAAGTAGTTCGCCTTTATTTTCAATACCACCATCAGATAAGATGTTAATGGGTCTTACAACATTGAACAAATTGTATTTAGAAAAAGTTTCAGCAAATAGGTTTTTGATAAATTTACTTCCTGCTCTTCCGTTGGTAGAACTATAATGTAAAATTCCTTTAGAAAAATTATCTTTTACAAAAGCTACTTTTTGAACACCATCTTCTATTGTATTTACAATGGTAATATCCACATGCAACCACTCAAAAACTCTTGAGGCTCTTAAACCTTTTTTTGTTTCGTATCTAAATCGTTTTACTTTTATATACCCAAGAGCAGAGGCATACTTGTTAAATGTAGATTTGCCACAAAAGATCAAACCATTTCGTAAAGCGTGATAATATAAGGTCACTTTTGTTTTACCATAGTTTGCAGAATCAATCACCAAATTTTCAATATTAGAAATTTCTTTTACTGTTAATTGATTCGGATGCTGACGATAGTATTTTTGAAACGGACTTATATTACAAACGATTTTTCTTTTCTGACTGTAATACCAATCTTTAGAGATTCCATAATATTTACAAGCAGTTTTTATATTCACATTAGCTAAAGATTTCATCTTTTCGATGGATGAAATAATTTTGTCAGCGTGTAATTTTAATAACTGTTTGTTGTTAGAAAACTCTTGTAACATATTTAGATAACCTTTTCGAGTTTCTATTAAAAAACGTAAAGATTTAAAGAGAAAAGCAGAAGCAAAAACAGCTTTTATATCTTCAAATTGATGGATATAATTTTTAGCCCATTCGTTTCCATAATAGTTTTTATGGCAAAATTTATTCCAATTAAACTTTGTTGTTTTTGGGATTTGAGCAATTTGTTTGGCATCCAACATTCCACTTGCATAAAGTAGAATTATCAATGGGTGATAATTTCTTTTGTACATTTTCTCATAGCTTTTTCAGAAGCTAAAATAGAAAAATGTTTGAACAATTTTAATTATAACCAAAAACCACCTCACAAGTGAGGTGGAAAATTGCTATGAAAAAGAAAGTGCAAGATTGCACTATTTTCATTTTAAAGATACTAAAAGTATTTTACATTCCCTTAAAAAACTCTTCCAAAGAGATATCCATTGCTTTTAGAATTTTCACAAGCGAGCTAAAACGTAGATCACTCCCATTTTCATAACGTCCATATTGAGCTCTAGGTATGCGATGCTCAAAAGCAAACTGTTCATAATTCGTATAACCTTTTGCTATGCGTAATTCTCGGAATCTTTTTCCAAGTTTTTCCTGTTCTTCTTTTATAAAATCTTCTTGATTTGCCATATACAAATAAAGAATAGTTCATTTGATTATGTTACTACTAATATATTACTACTATTAAGTAGTTTTTGTAAAATTGTTTACTTATTTTTGGCTTGGCTCATTTTTAACGAACGCCTCTGGGTCAAGGCAATAAAACTCATTTTTATGAAAAAAGTAGTATTTAGAATTTTTTTAGTGTGTACGTTACTTGTTGGAGCAACGTCCCTACAATCGTGCAAAACAGCGTCAATTATGAAAACTTCCAGCGAAAGTTTTGCAAAAACAAATCCTAATGACATAGAAGTCTTTATGTCTAAAAAACCAACCAAGCAATTTATAGAGATTGGAACGGTATCTTCTTCAAAACATGTAATGGGGTTTTCAAGGTCAGATAAAAAAATCTACAAAGAATTAAAAGAGAAAGCAGCTTCTATTGGAGGAAACGCTATTATTAATTTGACGGAAGATTTAGCCAGTAAAAAAGGAGTAGTCATTAGATATACAGAATAGCTATGAAAAAAATAATTTTAATTTTTACAATGATTTTAGGAATTTGTGCTTGCTCTAATTCTGATGAACAAGACAATCCTTTTGGCGGGGAACTGGTAGGAACCGTTTGGTTAGGAAAAGGAGATGATGAAGGAGAAAGTTATAGCTTCTTATCAAACAAAGATTATAAATTTGTTGAGAGGGGATTTATAGAAACTGGAACTTATACTTTTGATGGTACAAACGGAACACTAATCAATCCCGATGGTACGTTTTCTTTTAAAATTGATGGTATTACGATGACGGTTGAAGATGGAAGTTCGAGCGTATTTATAAAGAATTAGAACTAACAATTTTATAAAAAGGTAAAGCACTCGAAATATCTTGAGTGCTTTTTTTATACCATTTATTGTCCCTTTTAAAGCATCTTCATACACGAGAAACTACACCTCGTGAACAAAGACTCAAACAATCCCATCTGCTACTTTGCAGAAACCAATTTCAGAAATACCAAAAATAGATTTGGTATTTTTCTACAAGACCGTATGTATCATTTTTATATTATAGGTCGTTCAGGGTCGGGAAAATCTACTCTATTACATACTAAAATGAAGAATGACATCATCCAAAACAATGGCTTTTGTTTGATAGACCCGCACTCAGATTTGGTCAAAGATGTATACAAAAGTATTCCTCCCTACAAAGAAAAGGATGTGTTGTATTTGGATGCCTCCAGTACAACAACATTAGGCTACAATCCTTTAAAAAAAGTAAGTTATGAAAAACGAGCTTTGGTAGCATCTTCCATTTTGGAAATCTTAGAACGAATTTGGGGCAAGCAAGGCTGGGGTGTAAAACTATCACATTTGTTAAGGAACAGTATTCTGTGCCTCACAGACCAACCTTCAGCCAACTTCGCTGATATTTTAAAACTCTTACAAGATAAAACCTACAGAGAATCTTGTATTCCAAATATTGAGAATCCGACCGTAAAACAGTTTTTTGAGAAAGAATTCAATACGTACACAAAAGGGGATTTACTTCCTGTATTTAACAAAATTGGTGGACTACTATCCTATCCGTCTGTATATCGAATCTTGGTGACCAACAAAGAACAAATTTCGTTGCGTTCCATTATGGATAACAAGAAAATATTGCTGGTAAATTTAGCAAAGGGAAGTATTGGAAATGAGCCAGCACAAATTTTAGGAGGGTTGTTGTTAATTTCTATTGCCAACGCAGGATTCTCAAGAGTAGATACACCACAAATCAAGCGCAAACCTTTCTTTGTGTACGCCGATGAATTTCAAGAATACAGCGGACTTACTTTGGCAGAAATGTTGAGCCAGCTTCGTAAGTTCCATGTAGGTTTAATACTGGCACACCAATATGGTTCACAATTAGAACTCAAAGTACGTGACGCTATTCTCTCCAATGTAGGAACAATTGTTAGTTTTCGATTGGGGCAAGCAGATGCCAAAACTATGGAGCGAGAGTTTTCGCCTGTCTTTATGGCTTCAGATTTTGTGAATATTGCCAACTACTCCATCTATTTAAAAATGATGATTTCTGGAGTTCCTTCTATTGCATTTTCAGCCAATACCTTAGAACCCGAAGATATTTATTGAGTTTTCCACCAATTACATTTTTTTGACGCTACCTGAAAAAAACTAAAGATTCTACAATAGCGATAAATCAAAACCTTTAATTCAATATTTTATGAAAACACCATTTTTAACAAAAGAGATTTTAAGTTGTGCTGAAGTGGAAATTCATTACAAACGTCCTTTATTTTCAAAGATGAAAAGTATTGCTTCTGCACAAGATGTAGATAACCTATTGAGAACCTATATCGATACTAATGTAATCGATGTCAAAGAATTCTTCTATGTTGTACTTTTATCAAGATCCAACAAAGTATTAGGGATTTCTACCATCGGTTGCGGAAGTGTTTCTGGAGTAATTGTGAACCTTAAAGAAATCTTTCAATTAACCTTGTTGTCACACGCCTCACAAATCGTAGTAGCACACAATCATCCTTCAGGGAAATTAACGCCCAGTGAAAATGACAAACAGCTTACTGAAAAACTCAAACAAGGATTGTCCTTGTTTGATGTAAAATTATTAGATCATCTCATTTTAACTTCTGAAGCCTATCTATCCTTCGCAGATGAAGGAATGTTGTAATTGGTGATTTTTGCCTTTTCAACTTTATAAATTTTTAACTTTTTAACTTATCTATGCCCAAGACGCCTATCACTTATTATGGTGGTAAAATCAATTTAGTATCAGAAATCCTTCCTTTAATTCCAGAACATACAATCTATACTGAAGCCTTTTTTGGAGGCGGAGCAATTTTCTTTTCAAAACCTCCATCAGAAGCTGAAGTAATTAACGACACCAATAATATGGTGGTTAATTTCTATGAAGTAGTTCAAACGGATTTTGAGGCTTTAAAAACAAAAATAGAAGCCACTTTATTTTCAAGAGCTTCCTACACAGTTGCCTTGGCAATTTATCGAATGCCACACTTGTTTGATAAAATACAGCAATCCTGGGCTTTCTACATTGGTACAAACATGGGATTTAGTTGCCAAATTGGAAGTTGGGGTTACGATAAGTATTCCAAAAGAGTCAAAGCATTTCAGAATAAGAAGTTGGCTTTTAATGAAGAAATCTTCAAACGATTAGAAAATGCTCAAATCGAAAACAATGATGCACTCCAAGTAATTAAAAGTCGAGATGCAGAAGATGCATTCCACTATATCGACCCGCCATACTTCAATAGCAATATGGGACACTATGCTGGATATACAGAGAAGAATTATAGAGACTTATTAGAATTACTTTCTAATATCAAAGGGAAATTTCTATTGAGTTCCTATCCCTCTGAAATTTTAGAAACCTTCATTCAAAAAAATGGATGGTACACCAAAACTTTTGACAAACCATTATCCGCAAAAAAAGCAGTAGCTGGAAAATCAAGAGGTAGGAAATTAGAAGTTTTAGTAGCGAACTATGCTATCTAATATGCGAATCAATAAAAGACCTAAACTCCGAGTCAGCCTTTACCATTATAGTGATGACTTTATGGGATTTCTATTGGCATTTAGAGCAACAGCAATCAAACAAGGTTGGACGTATCAAGAACTACAAACCGTAGTTTTTGACCAGACCGAAAACATGACACCTTTTGAGATGTTTTTACATTTGATGCAGTATGCAGTCATTGTGAAAATGCCTAAAAGTGTCTATGTGAGAAGTGGAAAAATAATTCAAAAAAATAAAAAAAAGTAAACTTAAAAACAATTCAATATGGAACAAATCCAAAACAAAATGATTGACTTCGATTTTCGAGGTTTTAAAGGAACGACACAAGCGGTTTTAGAACTCTTCGAGCATCTTGCCAAACAAGAAGGCTGGAGTGCAGAAGAAATACAAACAGTCATTTCTGAAGCGACCAAACACGATGACGAAGACCATCTCATCGCAACCATTTTGGAACACTGTAAATACTAATCTTTTAAATTATAAAACAATGGAAAAAGTAATTCAAAAAACCGTCAATCTCAATTTGATTGGAGTGGATGGAAATGCCTTTGTGATTATGGGATTCTTTCGAAGACAAGCCAAAAAAGAAGGTTGGACATCCGAAGAGATTGAACAAGTGATGGAAGAAGCGAAAAGTGGAAATTACCACCATTTGTTAGCAACCATAGAAAACCATTGCGAACCCAAAGATGAAACGGTATGAAAATCAGAGCACAAAAACGCATTGCGATCTATTTAGAATTTCTAGCAGAACAACTCTCACAGACAACATTAAAACCAATTCATCCTGCTGTCATAAAACAGCTTTCTCGTGAAGAATTGATTCAGGTGGTCTGTTGGCTATTTCCAAGGAAATTTACCAAAGAGAGTTTAGCTCATAAGTCAGATGAATGGATGCATTCTATGGTTGGAAATGATGTAAATATCCTTTCGTATCTGATTGAACAAATCAATGATTCAATTACTAATACATTGGACTATTCACAATCGGAAGTGACAGATTTCTTTCAAAAAAGTCAAAACGAAATCCATTATTTGGCGAATAAGCCTGTGGAACAATGGGATGCCTATGATACCGCTAATTATCATGCGCTACGCTCAAAGACCAATACCACTAAAAAGGTCTATGCAATTTTCACTTCAGATGTGCTTGCAGAAGACGTTTACGTAGTGACTACCAAGCCTTCGTATTTCTTTGACACCAAAGAAGAAGCAGAAGCGGAAATTTATAACATCATCAAAGAGCAACAGTTCAAACGTGATGAACTGACCATTCACTCGCTTTGGCAAATTCAAAATAATGAGTACTAACAATTAAATATGAATCCGTGCAATATGCACACAAAAAAAACTATTATGAGTAAATCAAGTATTGTGGATGTTTTAATAGAAAACATTCAAACCGACCAAAATCTTCTACAAGAGGTAGAAGTAAAAATTGAAACCGCTAAAGACGAAAAACAAGCAATTGTAAACCGTCTAAAAGAACAGCAAAAAGATATTTCAGTCTTACTGAAATATGCGGATGAAGACCAACAAGCAAAGATTACTGAATTGGGATTTGATTTTAATGAAAATCAGAAAACTGTAAATACGATTGCAACCGTTGCCTTTGACTTAATATTAAAAGCCAAAGACCATCAATTAAGCAATAATGCTTTGTATGAAGGTTATGTAAAAAGCTTGAAAAATAAAGAAGAAGCGGTTACGTATTCAGCATTTAATATCAAATGTCGTTCGCTGTTCAATACACAGAAGTTACTTCGTAAAAAAGGGACAGACCCAAAATCCTCAAGAGAAGATATCATTTCTCTCAATGGACGTGTCTTACCAAAGGAAGACAAACCAAAACCAAACAAAAAAGCCGATGAAAAAACTGGAAAAACAACCCAATAAGCAGAAAGCGATTGATGTCGCTTTATGGCGAAATTTCAAACATCGAGTAGGTGGAGAAATAGTTGGAGTGATCCAAAGTATTGAGGGAGATTTTATTATAATTCCTCCCTCACATCCTACGTTTAAAGATGAAGAATTTGAAACATTACCCATTGATTATTCTCAAATGGATTACAAACACATCCGAAATATGTATACGGATGTGGAAATACTACCCCATTGGGAAGAACTCAAAGGCGCATTCTCAAATATGGATGGTGAGTTATTGAGATTTATACTCGCTCGTAAAATTCCCATAGAAAAATTCATTCGTTATGAATTGGCGTGTCGTGGATTTAATGCTGACCATATTTGGGTTGGATTTAAAGAAGCTGAAAATGTTTGGCTTACAGACAATTAAACAATCATTGGAATTTATCAATGATACAAACGCCATTACAATGGCGTTTTGTTTCCAAAAAACTATGCACATACATACCCCATCACAATTTCATACAACTTCATATCGTTTAGAGACGCTGTTTGATGATTACATTTCTGAATGTATTTACAGCAAACAGTTAAGACCAAAAACAGTGAGAGGATATAAAGAAGTATATGCTGTTTTTCAAAAAATGATGCCTGAAATTCTTTTTGTTAAAGACCTACAAGTTTTTGTGATGGCAGAATTTTTAAAGAGAGTAAGTGTAAGAGAACGCATGGTAGGAAAAGATACAAAGGTAACGGGTGTAAAGGCATCGACCATTAACACCTATCACACCAAACTCATAGTGTTTTTTAGATGGTTAGAAGGTAGAGGGTATCTAAAAGAAATCATTACACCAAAAA from the Polaribacter cellanae genome contains:
- a CDS encoding transposase gives rise to the protein MSEQSKGRNYLFSPKGRLGLMFLKHYANCSDRKLIEQLNSNLDYQFFCDIELGFERLTNYKIVSQIRCELAEKLDINSIEKILFNSWKNEIENPNQIVMDATCYESEVRYPSIQKLLWESVHWLYNQLRKTCSILGVKMIRSKYIKWKKRYQGFSKMRRKTKSKRISLTRGLLNLLSKFINFEKELSENHNIEFIALYYKRINTIQRIYKQQKDHFDTGEKIKDRIVSIQKDYIRPIVRGKEVKPVEFGAKVNKVQIDGISFIEHINFNAFHEGNRFIQTVQKAQGLTRKKVKIAGADKIYATNKNRKHCSSKNIETDFIPKGKKPKNHKEKKQLRAIIAKERATRLEGSFGKDKEYYHLRKIKAKTKKNEILWIFFGIHTGNALEIGRRKIAKTAQQVV
- a CDS encoding helix-turn-helix domain-containing protein, giving the protein MANQEDFIKEEQEKLGKRFRELRIAKGYTNYEQFAFEHRIPRAQYGRYENGSDLRFSSLVKILKAMDISLEEFFKGM
- a CDS encoding type IV secretory system conjugative DNA transfer family protein gives rise to the protein MIDPHSDLVKDVYKSIPPYKEKDVLYLDASSTTTLGYNPLKKVSYEKRALVASSILEILERIWGKQGWGVKLSHLLRNSILCLTDQPSANFADILKLLQDKTYRESCIPNIENPTVKQFFEKEFNTYTKGDLLPVFNKIGGLLSYPSVYRILVTNKEQISLRSIMDNKKILLVNLAKGSIGNEPAQILGGLLLISIANAGFSRVDTPQIKRKPFFVYADEFQEYSGLTLAEMLSQLRKFHVGLILAHQYGSQLELKVRDAILSNVGTIVSFRLGQADAKTMEREFSPVFMASDFVNIANYSIYLKMMISGVPSIAFSANTLEPEDIY
- a CDS encoding JAB domain-containing protein — protein: MKTPFLTKEILSCAEVEIHYKRPLFSKMKSIASAQDVDNLLRTYIDTNVIDVKEFFYVVLLSRSNKVLGISTIGCGSVSGVIVNLKEIFQLTLLSHASQIVVAHNHPSGKLTPSENDKQLTEKLKQGLSLFDVKLLDHLILTSEAYLSFADEGML
- a CDS encoding DNA adenine methylase, with translation MPKTPITYYGGKINLVSEILPLIPEHTIYTEAFFGGGAIFFSKPPSEAEVINDTNNMVVNFYEVVQTDFEALKTKIEATLFSRASYTVALAIYRMPHLFDKIQQSWAFYIGTNMGFSCQIGSWGYDKYSKRVKAFQNKKLAFNEEIFKRLENAQIENNDALQVIKSRDAEDAFHYIDPPYFNSNMGHYAGYTEKNYRDLLELLSNIKGKFLLSSYPSEILETFIQKNGWYTKTFDKPLSAKKAVAGKSRGRKLEVLVANYAI